From the genome of Primulina eburnea isolate SZY01 chromosome 12, ASM2296580v1, whole genome shotgun sequence, one region includes:
- the LOC140806660 gene encoding uncharacterized protein, producing MTVDKVTVVREKLKAAQDRQKSWADLKRRPVEFNVGNKAYVKVSPMKGVVRFSKAGKLNPRYVGPFEILERVGTLAYRLALPPNMSRIHNVFHVSQLRKYISDPSHVLEVEPLIVESNLGEELKYEEVPIRIVDTKDQVLRRRIIPYVKVQWSNHTEREATWELEERMRNQYPYLFLDQANPSFEDETSHKEEGM from the coding sequence ATGACAGTAGACAAGGTTACAGTGGTCCGAGAGAAactcaaggcagctcaagacagacaaaAGAGCTGGGCCGATCTGAAAAGAAGGCCAGTAGAATTCAATGTTGGCAATAAGGCCTACGTAAAGGTCTCGCCTATGAAAGGAGTTGTCCGATTCAGTAAAGCTGGGAAGCTGAACCCTCGCTATGTGGGACCCTTTGAAATTTTGGAAAGAGTGGGCACACTAGCATACAGATTGGCACTGCCGCCGAACATGTCTAGAATTCATAATGTTTTCCACGTATCCCAGCTACGGAAATACATCTCAGATCCAAGCCACGTGTTGGAAGTAGAACCGCTCATAGTCGAAAGTAACTTGGGAGAAGAGCTGAAGTACGAAGAGGTTCCCATTAGAATCGTGGACACCAAGGACCAGGTACTGAGGCGACGAATCATTCCCTACGTCAAGGTGCAATGGTCTAAccacaccgaaagagaagccacgtgggagttAGAAGAAAGGATGAGGAACCAATACCCGTACCTCTTCCTAGACCAAGCCaacccaagtttcgaggacgaaacttctcataaggaggAAGGGATGTAA